In the Mesotoga infera genome, ATATGGCAAACGCAGCGATTATGCTGAACAATAGCGTACTGAGCAATCTTTGATTTGTTGGGGTAACATGAGTCTTGGGTGAGGCGCGAATGTTACGTGGGCACTCAGCCGAGGAACAAACTGCCAATCCGAAACACAAGAGAAGCGACAATGAATGCGAATACAGTTGTATAGATAGCGGTGAAGAGAGCCCACTTCACTCCGGCTTCCTTCCAGATTGCTCCAAATACCGCTACGCATGGCATGTATAGCAATGTGAAAAGCATGAAGGCATACGCCGAGAGTGGTGTGAAATACTCATTCAAGGTCAGTTCGAGGTTTCCTTCTCCTATTAGCGTCTGATAAGTCCCAACCACAACTTCCTTTGCGAGACCTCCCATTAAAACTGCGACCCCGCTCTCCCAGTTATCAATTCCCATCGGCTTCATTAGGGGAGCAACAGCCGAACCAATAACGCCTGCATAGCTTTCTCTGGAACCATACTCCACTCCAGCAGGGAAAGATGCCAGAGCCCAAATCACCAAGACAACTATGAAAATAATTGTACCGGCTCTCTTGAGAAACATCAGGCTCTTGCTTCCCGCAAATCTCAGAGTCTCTTTTACCATTGGCGGCCTATACGGTGGAAGCTCAAGCACAAACGGAGAGCTTTCTCCCTTAAGGATCGTACTTTTGAACAACCTTGCCATTCCAATGGCGGCTACTATTCCGATCACATAGATACTGAAGACAATGGTACTTTGATGTTTTGAGAAAAATATGGCGGTGAAGGTAAGATAGATCGGCAGTCTCGCGCTGCATGACATGAAAGGCGCAACAAGAATAGTGATCAGCCGATCCTTTCTCGATTCAAGGGTTCTTGTAGCCATAATTGCAGGAACTGTGCATCCAAATCCGATTATCATAGGTATGAAAGATTTGCCGTGCAGCCCAATCTTGTGCATCAGCCTGTCCATGACAAATGCAGCCCTGGACATGTATCCTGACGATTCTAGAACCCCGATCATGAGGAACAAGAAGAAGATGTTAGGAACGAAGACCATTACGCTTCCCACACCTCCGATAATCCCGTCCGAAACAAGAGAGACCAATATTTCCGGCACGTTTCCGACAAGCAGAGAAGTTGCAGATTCAGATAGCCATTCGAAACCGATTTCTATCTGTTCGAGAAAGAAGTTCCCGACAGTAAAGGTTACCTGAAAGGTGAGCCACATCAGAAAGAAGAAGATTGGAATTCCGAGCCATCTATTGGTGAGTATTCTGTCAAGTCTATCTGTGAAATCGGCACGAACAGTGTTTTTTTTCACACAGTCTGTTTCTATCTCCTGAATGAATCTGTACCTTTCTTGGGCGATCGATACAGAAGCGTCTCCAACACTCTTTTCGAGGTCTGAAACGATTTGATCGACTGCGCCCTTTATGCCGCTTGAAGCTCTTTCAAGTACCAATTTGTACTCGGGGTCCCTTTCAATGAGTTTTATGGATAACCATCTGGGGTCTAGCTCATTGCAAATATCTGAATGCGATACCAGTGACTCTATCTTCCTGATTGCCTCTTCTATTCTCTGGTCGTTAAACTTCCTCTCTGTTTTGGACGAGATCTTTCCCCTATAATCGACAATCTTTTCTTTCAAATCCTTAATGCCAGTATGTTTCAGCGCGGAAATCATAACGACCGGCACTCCCAATTTTTTGGCCATGCCTTCCGTGTCAATTGAAA is a window encoding:
- the feoB gene encoding ferrous iron transport protein B, yielding MEGRRTMPLKGASVEENVIDIALAGNPNVGKTAVFNALTGMHQKIGNWPGVTIEKKEGVFSFAGIKAKVVDLPGIYGLNAFSLDERISRDYLVTSKPDLVLSIIDSTNLQRNLYLTLELIEMGLNIIVVLNMQDELEAKNISIDTEGMAKKLGVPVVMISALKHTGIKDLKEKIVDYRGKISSKTERKFNDQRIEEAIRKIESLVSHSDICNELDPRWLSIKLIERDPEYKLVLERASSGIKGAVDQIVSDLEKSVGDASVSIAQERYRFIQEIETDCVKKNTVRADFTDRLDRILTNRWLGIPIFFFLMWLTFQVTFTVGNFFLEQIEIGFEWLSESATSLLVGNVPEILVSLVSDGIIGGVGSVMVFVPNIFFLFLMIGVLESSGYMSRAAFVMDRLMHKIGLHGKSFIPMIIGFGCTVPAIMATRTLESRKDRLITILVAPFMSCSARLPIYLTFTAIFFSKHQSTIVFSIYVIGIVAAIGMARLFKSTILKGESSPFVLELPPYRPPMVKETLRFAGSKSLMFLKRAGTIIFIVVLVIWALASFPAGVEYGSRESYAGVIGSAVAPLMKPMGIDNWESGVAVLMGGLAKEVVVGTYQTLIGEGNLELTLNEYFTPLSAYAFMLFTLLYMPCVAVFGAIWKEAGVKWALFTAIYTTVFAFIVASLVFRIGSLFLG